Within Azoarcus sp. DD4, the genomic segment CAGGCGATGGACGCGCTTCCTGATCTCGGCTTCGCTCGGGCGTTCCTTGCGCGGCTTCACGCGCAGACCGAAGGCGACGTTCTCGAACACGGTCATGTGGCGGAACAGCGCGTAATGCTGGAACACGAAGCCGACCTGGCGTTCGCGCACATGGGTGCCGGAGGCGTCTTCGCCTTCGAGGATGACGCGGCCGGAATCCGCCGTTTCCAGCCCGGCGATGACGCGCAGCAGCGTGGTCTTGCCGCAGCCGGAGGGGCCGAGCAGGGCGACCAGTTCGCCGCTGGGGAAGTCGAGCGAGACGTCGTTCAGCGCGGTGAAGCTGCCGAACTGCTTGTGGATGTTTTCGACCTGGATGCTCATGGTGCGTGCTTCCTCATTCCGATTCGGTATGCGTCTGGCCGGCCTTCCACTCGATGAAGGACTTCAGGCCCAGCGTCACCAGCGCCAGCAGCGCCAGCAGGGAGGCCACCGCGAAGGCGGCCGCGAAGTTGTATTCGTTGTAGAGAATCTCGACATGCAGCGGCATGGTGTTGGTCTGGCCGCGGATGTGGCCGGACACCACGCTGACCGCGCCGAACTCGCCGAAAGCGCGCGCGTTGCACAGGATCACGCCGTAGAGCAGGCCCCACTTGATGTTGGGCAGGGTCACCCGCCAGAAGGTCTGGAAGCCGGAAGCGCCGAGCACCACCGCGGCTTCCTCCTCCTCGCGGCCCTGGGCTTCCATCAGCGGGATCAGCTCGCGGGCGACGAAGGGGAAGGTGACGAACACCGTCGCCAGCACGATGCCGGGCACCGCGAAGATGATCTTCACGTCGTGTGCCGCCAGCCAGCCGCCGAACCAGCCAT encodes:
- the cysW gene encoding sulfate ABC transporter permease subunit CysW, with product MAAAAGVLHGRADARRYEDNSATREAPWVKWTILGLALGFFALFLLLPLIAVFAEALRKGWITYLTSLSDADALSAIKLTLITAAIAVPLNLVFGVAAAWAIAKFEFRGKHFLTTLIDLPFSVSPVVAGLIYVLLFGAHGWFGGWLAAHDVKIIFAVPGIVLATVFVTFPFVARELIPLMEAQGREEEEAAVVLGASGFQTFWRVTLPNIKWGLLYGVILCNARAFGEFGAVSVVSGHIRGQTNTMPLHVEILYNEYNFAAAFAVASLLALLALVTLGLKSFIEWKAGQTHTESE